The Pseudomonas fulva 12-X sequence AGATCCTGCACAAGCACGCCCATGAGCTGCTGGGCCATGAGGAAGTCCAGCAATTGATGCAATTGCTGGCGAAAAGCTCGCCCAAGCTCGCCGAAGAGCTGGTGCCCGGGCTGATTTCCCTGTCGACCCTGCTCAAGGTGCTGCAGGCGCTGCTGCAGGAGCAGGTGCCGGTACGCGACATCCGCACCATTGCCGAAGCCATCGCCAACGTTGCGCCGAGGAGTCAAGATCCCGCCGCCATGGTCGCGGCAGTCCGAGTGGCGCTGTCGCGAGCAATCGTGCAAAACATCGTGGGACTAGAGCCGGAGCTGCCTGTGATCACCCTTGAACCAAGGTTGGAACAGATATTGCTAAACAGTCTTCAGAAGGCCGGTCAGGGCTCCGAGGATGGCATCCTCCTCGAACCTGGCATGGCCGAGAAGCTGCAGCGTTCCCTGGTGGAAGCAGCGCAGCGTCAGGAGATGCTTGGCAAGCCGGTGATTCTGCTGGCAGCCGGGCCGGTTCGGGGAATGCTCTCGCGTTTCGCCCGGTTGGCCGTCCCGAGCATGCATGTTCTGGCGTACCAGGAAATTCCGGACAACAAGCAGGTCACCATCGTTGCGACGGTGGGGCAGAACTAATCGAGGGTACGGGCCATGCAGGTCAAACGCTTTTTCGCTGCCGATATGCGCCAAGCCATGAAGCTGGTTCGCGATGAGCTGGGCGCCGATGCGACCATCATTGCCAACCGCCGTGTGGCCGGTGGTGTGGAATTGACGGCTGCGCTCGATTATCAGGCTCCGCCGGTTCCGGCGCGCCAGGCCAATCCGGCGCTGGAAGCCGAGCTGCGCAAGACCCAGTCGAAGATCGCTTCGGCCCACGCCGAGCTGAGCACGCGTAGCCAGCTTGATGCCGGCAAGGATCGTCAGCTGTTTGGCGCGGCAGCTGCCACGCCGCCGGCCGACAGCCTGGAAGCTGTGCTCAAGCGTCAGCAGCAGAAGCCTGCTTCGGCCGCGGTTGACCAGTCGGCGCTGGATTCCATGCGCTCTGAATTGCATGGCTTGCGTGAATTGATCGAAATGCAGATGGGCTCGATGGCCTGGGGGCAGCTGCAGGCTCGTCGCCCGCAGCAGGCCACCCTTTGGCGCCGTCTGCAGCGCATGGGGGTGCCGGCGGAGCTATCGCGGGTGCTGCTCGAGCGTGTGGCCTCGATTGCCGATCAGCGCAAAGCCTGGCGCATGGTGCTGGCGCATCTCGCCCATTCGATCCAGACGCCCAAGCAGGAGCCGATGGAAGAGGGTGGCGTGATCGCCCTGGTCGGCCCCGCCGGCATGGGCAAGACCACGACCCTGGCCAAGCTGGCTGCGCGCTACGTACTCAAGTACGGCGCTGCCAGCATCGCCCTGGTGAGCATGGACAGCTACCGGATCGGCGCCCAGGAGCAGCTCAAGACTCTGGGCCGGATTCTTGGCGTTTCGGTGACTCAGGTCGACCCGGGCCAATCGCTGACCCAGGCGATCGCGCCATTGGCGCGCAAGCGCGTGGTACTGATCGACACCGCCGGCCTGCCCGCCAATGATCCGGCGCTGCGCATGCAGCTCGAAGCGCTGGCCAGCCGCGGCGTCAACGCACGCAATTACCTGGTGCTGGCCGCTACTAGCCAGGCGCAGGTGCTCAAGGCGGCCTATCACAGCTACAAGCGCTGTGGGCTGGCCGGCTGCATTCTGAGTAAACTGGATGAAGCCACCAGCATGGGCGAGGTTTTGGGGCTGGCTATCGGCCACCGTCTGCCGGTAGCCTACCTGGCAGATGGCCCGCGCATCCCGGATGACGTGCACGTGCCGCGCAGCCATCAACTGGTTAGCCGCGCCGTCGGTCTACAGGCTCCGGACGAGCCGAGCGAAGACACCATGGCCGATATGTTCGCAGGGCTCTATCAGAACCCGGCCAGACAGGCCGGTTGAACGGATTGAATGCGGTGACGCGCTGGTCGTGCTCGCCGCGACAGCGCACAATGGCCCCAGGGCCCACAGTGAAGTCAGAATAAGGTGTGTAGATAACATGGGTATGCATCCCGTACAGGTGATCGCGGTGACCGGCGGCAAAGGCGGCGTTGGCAAGACCAATGTGTCGGTGAACTTGTCGCTGGCACTGGCCGATCTTGGTCGGCGCGTCATGCTCATGGATGCCGACTTGGGTCTGGCCAACGTCGACGTGCTGCTCGGCCTGACCGCCAAGCGCACCCTCGCCGACGTGATCGACGGTGAGTGCGATCTGCGCGACGTAGTGCTGCAGGGGCCCGGCGGCATTCGTATCGTGCCGGCCGCTTCCGGTACTCAAGCCATGGTGCAGCTCACGCCCATGCAGCACGCCGGCCTGATCCAGGCCTTCAGCGACATCAGCGACAACCTCGATGTGCTTATCGTCGATACCGCTGCCGGCATCGGCGATTCGGTGGTCAGCTTCGTGCGCGCAGCCCAGGAAGTGCTGGTGGTGGTGTGCGACGAACCGACGTCCATCACCGATGCCTACGCCCTGATCAAACTGCTCAATCGCGATCACGGCATGAATCGTTTCCGGGTGCTCGCCAACATGGCGCACAGCCCCCAGGAAGGTCGCAATCTCTTTGCTAAGCTGACCAAAGTGACCGACCGTTTTCTGGATGTCGCGCTGCAGTACGTGGGCGCGGTGCCGTACGACGAATCGGTTCGCAAGGCCGTACAGAAACAGCGTGCGGTGTATGAGGCGTTCCCTCGTTCGAAGTGCGCGCTGGCGTTCAAGGCGATTGCCCAGAAGGTCGATGCATGGCCCTTGCCGGCCAACCCGCGTGGCCATCTGGAGTTTTTCGTGGAGCGCCTGGTGCAACAACCGACTGCAGACACGGCTGTATGACGACAGCCTCTGGACTCCGAATGTACAGCAAGGCACAAGCACGAGATTCACAGCATCAGTTGATCGAGCGCCACGCGCCGCTGGTAAAACGCATCGCCTACCACCTGCTGGCCCGTCTGCCCGCCAACGTGCAGGTCGACGACCTGATCCAGGCCGGCATGATCGGTCTGCTCGAGGCGTCGCGTAAGTACGATGCCGGCAAGGGCGCCAGTTTCGAGACCTTTGCCGGTATCCGCATCCGCGGGGCCATGCTCGACGAGGTACGCAAGGGCGACTGGGCGCCGCGTTCGGTGCACCGCAACAGCCGCATGGTCAGTGACGCAATACGAAAAATTGAGGCCAGAACCGGTCGTGACGCTAAAGATCACGAGGTTGCTGCCGAACTCCAATTGAGTCTCGAAGATTACTACGGCATTCTTGGCGACACTTTGGGCAGCCGCCTGTTCAGTTTCGACGACCTCTTGCAGGAAGGCGAGAATGGCGGTCTGCAGGAAGACACGAGTTCCCTGCATCACGGACCTTCGCATGAACTGGAAGACAATCGTTTCCAGGCAGCACTGGCCGATGCCATCAGTAATCTGCCGGAACGTGAGCGGCTGGTGTTGTCGCTGTACTACGACGAGGAATTGAACCTCAAGGAAATCGGCGAGGTGTTGGGGGTGAGTGAGTCGCGGGTCAGCCAACTGCATAGTCAGTGTGCCGCGCGCTTACGGGCGCGGTTGGGGGAGTGGCGCGCATAGGAATTTGTGCAGGGGCTGGAGTTGGTCGAGTCAGTCCTTGTGGTAAATGCAGGACAGCAGGGCGGGGCACACAGTGAACGCAGCAAAGCCGAGCGCAATGGTTTGCGGCGTTCAGCCAGGCCGGTTTCACGATTAATAAGCGCTGCACAAGGTTGTAGGCGTTTTAGGACTGTACGGAGGTCGACTTGGACAAGAACATGAAAATCCTCATCGTCGATGATTTCTCGACGATGCGACGGATCATCAAGAACCTCTTGCGTGATCTGGGGTTCACCAACACGGCAGAGGCTGATGACGGGGTAACCGCGCTGCCCATGCTGCAGAGCGGCAATTTCGATTTTCTGGTAACCGACTGGAACATGCCGGGCATGACCGGCATCGATCTGCTGCGCGCCGTGCGTGCCGACGAGCGACTCAAGCAGCTGCCGGTGCTCATGGTGACGGCGGAAGCCAAGCGCGATCAGATCATCGAGGCCGCACAAGCCGGTGTGAATGGCTACGTAGTCAAGCCCTTCACCGCTCAGGTGCTCAAGGAAAAGATCGAAAAAATCTTC is a genomic window containing:
- the flhF gene encoding flagellar biosynthesis protein FlhF; translated protein: MQVKRFFAADMRQAMKLVRDELGADATIIANRRVAGGVELTAALDYQAPPVPARQANPALEAELRKTQSKIASAHAELSTRSQLDAGKDRQLFGAAAATPPADSLEAVLKRQQQKPASAAVDQSALDSMRSELHGLRELIEMQMGSMAWGQLQARRPQQATLWRRLQRMGVPAELSRVLLERVASIADQRKAWRMVLAHLAHSIQTPKQEPMEEGGVIALVGPAGMGKTTTLAKLAARYVLKYGAASIALVSMDSYRIGAQEQLKTLGRILGVSVTQVDPGQSLTQAIAPLARKRVVLIDTAGLPANDPALRMQLEALASRGVNARNYLVLAATSQAQVLKAAYHSYKRCGLAGCILSKLDEATSMGEVLGLAIGHRLPVAYLADGPRIPDDVHVPRSHQLVSRAVGLQAPDEPSEDTMADMFAGLYQNPARQAG
- the fliA gene encoding RNA polymerase sigma factor FliA, whose product is MTTASGLRMYSKAQARDSQHQLIERHAPLVKRIAYHLLARLPANVQVDDLIQAGMIGLLEASRKYDAGKGASFETFAGIRIRGAMLDEVRKGDWAPRSVHRNSRMVSDAIRKIEARTGRDAKDHEVAAELQLSLEDYYGILGDTLGSRLFSFDDLLQEGENGGLQEDTSSLHHGPSHELEDNRFQAALADAISNLPERERLVLSLYYDEELNLKEIGEVLGVSESRVSQLHSQCAARLRARLGEWRA
- the fleN gene encoding flagellar synthesis regulator FleN, which gives rise to MGMHPVQVIAVTGGKGGVGKTNVSVNLSLALADLGRRVMLMDADLGLANVDVLLGLTAKRTLADVIDGECDLRDVVLQGPGGIRIVPAASGTQAMVQLTPMQHAGLIQAFSDISDNLDVLIVDTAAGIGDSVVSFVRAAQEVLVVVCDEPTSITDAYALIKLLNRDHGMNRFRVLANMAHSPQEGRNLFAKLTKVTDRFLDVALQYVGAVPYDESVRKAVQKQRAVYEAFPRSKCALAFKAIAQKVDAWPLPANPRGHLEFFVERLVQQPTADTAV
- a CDS encoding chemotaxis response regulator CheY, which encodes MKILIVDDFSTMRRIIKNLLRDLGFTNTAEADDGVTALPMLQSGNFDFLVTDWNMPGMTGIDLLRAVRADERLKQLPVLMVTAEAKRDQIIEAAQAGVNGYVVKPFTAQVLKEKIEKIFERVNG